In SAR202 cluster bacterium, one genomic interval encodes:
- the treZ gene encoding malto-oligosyltrehalose trehalohydrolase encodes MPVGADWVSGKGTHFRVWAPAKASVDVVVQNAEGRHAPYPLRQERSVYFSGLVSGVAPGDLYSFRLDAGPDLYPDPASRFQPQGPHGPSQVIDPNAFHWTDFGWKGCRLLGQVIYEMHIGTFTPEGTWRAAITQLPELARLGVSVLEIMPVADFPGDFGWGYDGVDMFAPTRLYGHPDDFRAFVDAAHALELAVILDVVYNHLGPDGNYLKAFSPDYFTDRYETEWGEPINFDGELSAPVREFFLSNARYWIEEFHIDGLRLDATQAIFDSSPDHIIKAIARTVREAARGRDTIIIAENEPQRTVFARPVGSGGYGLDGLWNDDFHHSAVVAMTGHNEAYYTDHTGSPQEFISSAKYGYLFQGQWYSWQNQNRGTPSFGLPPSAFVNFIENHDQIANSGRGMRVHQLTSPGRYRSMVALMLLGPGTPMLFQGQEFQSSSPFFYFAHHKPELAELVSEGRKDFLRQFPSLATPEMRDRLPEPADRWTFVRSKLDPREREVNGGACALHRDLIQIRREDLAFSVGEYGKIDGAVIAPEAFLLRFFGEEHGDRLLLVNFGRDLHLKSIPDPLTAPPLGRSWRL; translated from the coding sequence ATGCCTGTCGGCGCTGATTGGGTGAGCGGCAAAGGGACGCACTTCAGGGTATGGGCGCCGGCCAAGGCATCAGTCGACGTAGTTGTCCAGAATGCCGAGGGGCGCCACGCGCCGTACCCGTTGCGGCAAGAGCGGAGCGTATACTTCTCCGGGCTGGTCTCCGGAGTTGCGCCGGGCGATCTGTATAGCTTCCGCCTCGATGCGGGCCCGGACCTCTATCCCGATCCTGCATCGCGGTTCCAACCCCAGGGGCCCCACGGGCCGTCCCAGGTTATCGATCCGAATGCGTTCCACTGGACCGACTTCGGCTGGAAGGGCTGCCGGCTTCTTGGCCAGGTCATCTACGAGATGCATATCGGCACGTTCACGCCGGAGGGCACGTGGCGCGCCGCGATAACGCAATTGCCCGAGCTGGCCCGTCTCGGCGTGTCCGTGCTGGAGATTATGCCGGTAGCGGACTTCCCCGGCGACTTCGGCTGGGGCTACGACGGCGTTGACATGTTCGCCCCCACGCGGCTCTACGGCCACCCGGACGATTTTCGCGCATTCGTTGACGCCGCGCATGCTCTGGAACTGGCCGTCATACTCGATGTGGTTTATAACCACCTGGGTCCGGACGGCAACTACCTCAAGGCCTTCTCCCCGGACTACTTCACAGACCGCTACGAGACAGAATGGGGCGAGCCGATCAACTTCGACGGCGAGCTGTCTGCGCCCGTGCGAGAGTTCTTTCTGTCCAACGCACGCTACTGGATCGAAGAGTTCCATATCGACGGTTTGCGACTCGACGCCACGCAGGCGATCTTCGATAGCTCTCCGGACCACATAATCAAGGCGATAGCAAGGACCGTGCGGGAGGCTGCGCGCGGCCGCGACACCATCATAATTGCCGAGAATGAGCCACAGCGGACGGTGTTTGCGCGGCCCGTGGGGAGTGGGGGATACGGGCTCGACGGTCTCTGGAATGACGATTTCCACCATAGCGCCGTCGTTGCGATGACCGGCCACAACGAGGCGTACTACACTGACCACACCGGCTCGCCCCAGGAGTTCATCTCCTCCGCCAAGTACGGCTACCTCTTCCAGGGGCAGTGGTACTCGTGGCAGAATCAAAACCGCGGAACGCCCTCGTTCGGCCTGCCCCCAAGCGCCTTTGTGAACTTTATCGAGAACCACGACCAGATTGCGAACTCCGGCAGGGGCATGCGGGTGCACCAGCTGACAAGTCCCGGCAGGTACCGCTCCATGGTGGCGCTGATGCTCCTGGGGCCGGGTACTCCCATGCTCTTCCAGGGGCAGGAGTTCCAGTCGTCCAGTCCGTTCTTCTACTTTGCTCACCACAAACCGGAGCTGGCGGAACTTGTCAGCGAGGGACGGAAGGATTTTCTCCGGCAGTTCCCCAGCCTGGCCACGCCGGAGATGCGCGACAGGCTGCCGGAGCCTGCGGACAGGTGGACTTTCGTGCGGTCGAAACTGGACCCACGGGAGCGCGAGGTGAACGGCGGGGCGTGCGCCCTGCACAGGGACCTCATCCAGATCCGGCGGGAGGATTTGGCATTCAGCGTCGGCGAATACGGAAAGATTGACGGCGCAGTCATCGCGCCTGAGGCGTTCCTGCTCCGTTTCTTCGGGGAAGAGCATGGCGACCGCCTGCTCCTGGTCAACTTCGGCAGGGACCTTCACCTGAAATCGATACCTGACCCGCTCACCGCACCGCCGCTCGGACGGTCATGGCGCCTGTAG
- a CDS encoding NAD(P)/FAD-dependent oxidoreductase: MHDAIVIGAGPAGNMAAARLASGGLKVAVIDWRTSIGDKLCTGIIGRECALRFPPKPSQVYRAARSAVLISPSGRRHTISKEEPQAFIIDRVSYVSSLAENAASAGAEYRLGENVVGIEPHADCVDVLATAASGDRRYRARVLVIAAGFGSGLVRMAGLADRKQQSDYMIGVQAVVETDGLEDTEVYLGDAVAPGSFGWVAPMSDTRALVGIVSRRRLNGHMRDFMEDLRRTGRVRSVLKEPRRWGIPIRPISRTFRDRVVVVGDAAGLVKPTTGGGIYYALISGELAAETVLHAFEAGDFSARQMRAYETRWRAVFGKELRVGYVARRVYESLGDGRVERLVSELLSSRLYTDIASARDTSFDWHSGVIMKAVGHQDFRRVIGSIAPTVSGRPDGATARPL, translated from the coding sequence TTGCACGACGCAATAGTCATTGGGGCAGGGCCGGCCGGCAACATGGCCGCTGCGCGCCTCGCATCCGGCGGCCTGAAGGTCGCGGTTATCGACTGGCGCACCAGCATTGGAGACAAGCTCTGCACCGGCATAATCGGCCGTGAGTGCGCATTGCGCTTCCCCCCGAAGCCCTCGCAAGTCTACCGGGCGGCGCGTTCGGCCGTTTTGATCTCTCCCTCCGGCAGGCGGCACACTATCTCCAAGGAAGAGCCGCAGGCCTTCATCATCGACCGGGTCTCTTACGTTTCATCTCTCGCTGAGAATGCAGCTTCCGCCGGCGCCGAGTACCGCCTTGGTGAGAATGTGGTTGGCATTGAGCCGCATGCCGATTGTGTGGACGTACTGGCGACCGCGGCATCGGGGGACCGTCGATACCGCGCCCGCGTGCTGGTCATCGCGGCCGGCTTTGGCTCCGGCCTTGTGCGCATGGCCGGGCTGGCGGACCGAAAACAGCAGTCGGACTACATGATAGGCGTTCAGGCGGTCGTAGAGACGGACGGCCTGGAGGACACCGAGGTCTACCTGGGAGATGCCGTCGCGCCGGGCTCGTTTGGGTGGGTGGCGCCGATGTCCGACACGCGCGCGCTGGTGGGAATTGTCTCGCGGCGCAGGTTGAACGGACACATGAGAGACTTCATGGAAGACCTCAGGCGGACCGGCCGGGTGCGTTCCGTCCTGAAGGAGCCCAGGCGATGGGGCATCCCGATCCGGCCGATATCCCGGACATTCCGCGACAGGGTCGTGGTTGTTGGAGACGCCGCCGGCCTTGTGAAGCCGACGACCGGAGGGGGGATATACTACGCCCTTATCTCCGGCGAGCTGGCGGCCGAGACGGTCCTGCACGCGTTCGAGGCAGGGGATTTTTCTGCCCGGCAAATGAGGGCGTACGAGACCAGGTGGAGGGCCGTTTTCGGCAAAGAGCTGCGTGTAGGGTATGTTGCCCGTCGCGTCTATGAATCGCTGGGAGACGGGCGCGTGGAGCGCCTGGTGAGCGAGCTTCTTTCGTCCAGATTGTACACGGACATTGCGTCCGCAAGAGATACGTCTTTCGATTGGCACAGCGGCGTTATCATGAAGGCCGTGGGTCACCAGGACTTTCGCCGGGTGATCGGGTCAATCGCCCCCACCGTCTCGGGCCGCCCGGACGGGGCTACGGCGCGGCCTCTGTAG
- a CDS encoding NYN domain-containing protein: MVSAAGGAGRRVSGNSAHRADERVAIFIDGSNLYHSLEENCRRYDVDFGAFGAKLTGDRRLVRVYYYNVLRDPDRNPQAYQDQQKFLSALGNVHYLEVRLGGSKMRGATSVEKGIDIMLATDLLKFAWGDMYDVAVLVTGDGDFAYAVETVKNMGKHVEIAAFPANLSWELANVADERIYFTPSYFGDLWSRRRDDLRHAAQAPPPEPVTATDGAAKPLEPALPQLQGSPERAPEPEAPKRRAVWRFGRQRGE; this comes from the coding sequence ATGGTGTCAGCAGCAGGAGGAGCAGGCAGGCGGGTCTCCGGCAATTCAGCACACAGGGCTGATGAGCGCGTAGCCATATTCATAGACGGCAGCAATCTCTACCACAGCCTTGAGGAGAACTGCCGGAGGTACGATGTGGATTTCGGAGCTTTCGGCGCCAAGCTAACCGGCGACCGAAGGCTGGTGCGAGTCTACTACTACAACGTTCTGCGGGACCCCGACAGGAACCCCCAGGCGTACCAGGACCAGCAGAAGTTCTTGAGCGCCCTCGGAAACGTGCATTACCTGGAGGTCCGGCTCGGCGGCTCCAAGATGCGCGGCGCCACTTCGGTTGAGAAGGGCATCGACATCATGCTCGCCACCGACCTGCTCAAGTTCGCGTGGGGAGATATGTACGACGTTGCTGTTCTAGTCACGGGCGACGGCGACTTTGCGTACGCGGTTGAGACCGTCAAGAACATGGGCAAGCACGTTGAGATTGCCGCGTTCCCGGCCAATCTGTCGTGGGAGCTTGCGAACGTGGCCGACGAGCGTATCTACTTCACTCCCTCATACTTCGGGGACCTCTGGAGCCGGAGGCGTGATGACCTGAGGCACGCGGCGCAGGCGCCGCCGCCGGAGCCGGTGACGGCTACGGATGGCGCTGCAAAGCCTCTTGAGCCGGCCCTGCCCCAATTGCAGGGCAGCCCTGAGAGGGCGCCGGAGCCGGAGGCGCCAAAGAGGCGGGCCGTGTGGCGCTTCGGGCGACAGCGAGGGGAGTAA
- a CDS encoding aspartate aminotransferase family protein gives MEMSSSRVQALRIVRSRIESSMRFVDGRGVRVVDSAGKAYYDLACVDGRASAGHGDRRIAEAAYEQTLKLASAPGDTVAHEALRTALHGLMPGSWEGVVLAESRARAMEAAIGIAAQRSRGSPGEAIVAVQKRTAFASDLARKSGVVFVPQPDPYSCEMGGTTPAECAVRCARAVEKAVVAAGPSAVCALVAEPVSRLGVVPGDEYWPMLREICNEYGIVLIADESTCGLGRSGKVLAGEGVGASPDIVVLGDALAGGYLPLGALLVRIGPAPEENTNGGRANPVSCAAAVKHIEAVGGGGLAANAAEVGPYLKEVIEGLKVDHPAVAAVRGRGLLLGIELADGLKDRGRAIEVADLSARTVRRLSEQGVLVYAEGSALTIAPPLTITREEVDEAVHAIDIALWAVEGELGVAIMA, from the coding sequence ATGGAAATGTCGTCATCCAGAGTGCAGGCATTGCGAATAGTGCGATCGAGAATTGAGAGCTCTATGAGATTCGTAGATGGCCGGGGAGTCAGGGTTGTGGACTCCGCCGGCAAGGCATACTATGACCTTGCGTGCGTGGATGGGCGAGCCTCGGCCGGGCACGGCGACAGGCGGATCGCCGAGGCCGCCTACGAGCAGACCCTCAAGCTCGCCTCAGCCCCGGGGGACACGGTGGCCCATGAGGCGCTGCGGACCGCCCTGCATGGGTTGATGCCGGGGAGTTGGGAGGGCGTCGTGCTCGCTGAAAGCCGTGCTCGCGCAATGGAGGCCGCCATCGGCATCGCCGCTCAACGCAGTCGAGGATCGCCCGGCGAGGCAATCGTTGCCGTTCAGAAGAGGACGGCGTTCGCATCGGATTTGGCGCGTAAGAGCGGGGTGGTCTTCGTGCCGCAGCCGGACCCATATTCATGTGAAATGGGAGGGACCACCCCGGCAGAATGCGCTGTACGGTGCGCCAGGGCCGTCGAGAAGGCGGTAGTGGCGGCGGGTCCTTCCGCGGTGTGCGCGCTCGTCGCTGAGCCGGTGTCGCGGCTCGGGGTCGTTCCGGGTGACGAGTACTGGCCGATGCTGCGGGAGATATGCAACGAATATGGCATTGTGCTTATCGCGGATGAGAGTACGTGCGGCCTCGGGCGCTCGGGCAAGGTGCTTGCGGGGGAGGGAGTCGGGGCGTCTCCGGACATCGTTGTGCTTGGAGACGCGCTGGCTGGCGGGTACCTGCCGTTGGGGGCCTTGCTGGTCAGGATCGGACCGGCGCCGGAGGAAAACACGAACGGCGGCCGCGCGAACCCTGTATCTTGCGCCGCGGCGGTGAAGCACATCGAGGCGGTGGGTGGCGGCGGTCTGGCGGCCAATGCAGCCGAAGTTGGGCCATACCTGAAGGAAGTTATCGAAGGACTGAAGGTTGACCACCCGGCCGTCGCTGCAGTGCGGGGAAGAGGGCTCCTTCTAGGTATCGAGCTTGCCGATGGTCTGAAGGACCGCGGCCGTGCGATCGAGGTTGCCGACCTGTCTGCGCGGACAGTGCGGCGGCTTTCGGAGCAGGGAGTGCTGGTGTATGCGGAGGGCAGCGCCCTGACAATCGCGCCACCGCTCACGATAACAAGGGAAGAGGTGGATGAGGCGGTCCACGCCATAGACATTGCCCTCTGGGCTGTTGAGGGTGAGCTTGGCGTGGCTATAATGGCCTAG
- a CDS encoding LLM class F420-dependent oxidoreductase, with amino-acid sequence MKIGIAPILTSYSIDVADLAKRAEGLGFESLWLPDQPVLPVKTASNAPRLWGDAVDPLIALARASLVTTTLMLGTAVIVVTERHPIALAKEAATLDAYSGGRLLLGIGTGSIEEEAAILGSDFPHRWTQAREAVLAMKALWTNDESEFHGKYYDFPSVYCFPKPVRKPHPPVLLGGKAANVFKRAVEYGDGWIPIGVTPEEVRAGRAELDRLATAAGRDPLTLEISVVGLKADGAMIEAYRQAGMARAIVSFPTAGKAESMAELEKIARELLP; translated from the coding sequence TTGAAGATCGGAATCGCGCCCATCCTGACCAGTTACTCCATCGATGTGGCCGACCTTGCCAAGCGGGCTGAAGGACTCGGCTTCGAGTCCCTCTGGCTGCCTGACCAGCCGGTCCTGCCCGTGAAGACCGCCTCCAATGCGCCCAGGCTATGGGGTGATGCGGTCGATCCGCTGATCGCACTCGCCCGCGCTTCCTTGGTCACCACCACCCTCATGCTCGGCACGGCCGTGATCGTCGTCACGGAGCGGCACCCCATCGCGCTTGCGAAGGAAGCGGCGACGCTCGATGCATACTCCGGCGGACGGCTGCTGCTTGGCATCGGCACCGGCTCCATTGAGGAGGAGGCGGCCATACTCGGAAGCGATTTCCCCCACAGGTGGACGCAGGCCCGCGAGGCCGTTCTCGCGATGAAGGCGCTGTGGACGAACGATGAGAGCGAGTTCCACGGCAAGTACTACGATTTCCCTTCCGTCTACTGCTTCCCCAAACCTGTGCGCAAGCCCCATCCTCCCGTCCTCCTGGGCGGCAAGGCGGCGAACGTATTCAAGCGCGCTGTTGAGTACGGCGACGGCTGGATTCCCATCGGCGTGACACCTGAGGAGGTGCGCGCGGGCAGGGCGGAGCTCGACCGCCTGGCGACCGCCGCGGGGCGGGACCCCCTGACGCTGGAGATATCGGTGGTTGGCCTGAAAGCCGACGGGGCGATGATTGAGGCCTACCGGCAGGCAGGCATGGCTAGGGCGATCGTTAGCTTTCCAACGGCCGGCAAGGCGGAGTCCATGGCGGAGCTAGAAAAAATAGCCCGCGAGCTATTGCCGTGA
- a CDS encoding YceI family protein, producing MATFTWQIASTPAFISYGGRSLSGVLLMLKKAIWTAALVLSSVVGLVTAAACIDAAESPTPGRTATAAPASQPSPAPSGVPTASNPLSGAADDVPAGGVTISITSGSQARYLVREQLAGASFPNDAVGVTRDVTGKIVLDGEGKVVQGQSTITVGVDTLVSDEGRRDNYVRQNSLQTSRYPDAVLAVTEVQGLPWPLPESGEATFKLLGDMTIRGVTKPLTWDVTARFDGGKVAGLATTAFKFGLFNMSVPRVAVVLSVEDNIRLEIDFSAASGG from the coding sequence ATGGCCACATTTACGTGGCAAATTGCCTCCACGCCCGCCTTCATCAGTTATGGCGGCCGGAGCTTGAGTGGAGTCTTGCTTATGCTTAAGAAAGCCATTTGGACGGCTGCGCTGGTCCTGTCTTCAGTTGTCGGTCTGGTCACAGCCGCGGCGTGCATCGATGCGGCGGAGAGCCCAACGCCGGGCCGGACTGCGACTGCGGCGCCTGCGTCCCAGCCGAGTCCTGCCCCGTCCGGCGTACCGACTGCGTCAAATCCACTTTCAGGAGCAGCAGATGACGTACCGGCCGGCGGGGTCACAATAAGTATCACTTCGGGGTCCCAGGCGCGTTACCTGGTGAGAGAGCAGCTTGCCGGGGCCAGCTTCCCCAACGATGCCGTGGGTGTGACAAGGGATGTCACCGGGAAGATCGTGCTTGACGGGGAGGGGAAGGTCGTCCAGGGACAGTCGACGATCACCGTGGGGGTGGACACACTCGTAAGCGACGAGGGCCGCAGGGACAATTACGTGAGGCAGAATAGCCTCCAGACCTCGCGTTACCCGGACGCAGTGCTTGCCGTGACGGAGGTACAGGGACTGCCGTGGCCGCTGCCAGAAAGCGGAGAGGCGACTTTCAAGCTGCTGGGCGACATGACCATTCGGGGAGTAACGAAGCCTCTCACCTGGGACGTTACGGCCAGATTTGACGGCGGCAAGGTCGCCGGCCTGGCGACGACTGCGTTCAAGTTCGGCCTCTTCAATATGTCGGTACCCAGGGTGGCCGTCGTGCTGAGCGTTGAGGACAATATCCGGCTGGAGATCGATTTCTCGGCCGCGTCAGGCGGATAG